In Saccharothrix violaceirubra, the following are encoded in one genomic region:
- the lysX gene encoding bifunctional lysylphosphatidylglycerol synthetase/lysine--tRNA ligase LysX has product MFVAVAGWKWRVAGAAATVVQLAALASLVLLVSDEGPLSDAIFLGGFVLGLPVDANLFIVLVLLVLGAALRRRKRAAFLTLLLFESLGLGLVLLLGALLVVAPAETLADPADPVFGEAVVAEIAGLVCLSSFIVVLWLSRDAFPAKLAPGAWRRALAVFVLGLLAWIPAGWGLTCVFPGTLQGTGEKFVWAANQVVGEVLPLERAGVGTGPQWLSVVLGLAGTVVAIVALYVFFRGERSSLLVDDEQELAVRRLLAEHGEQDSLGYFGTRRDKSVVFAPNGRAALTYRVFAGTALAGGDPIGDEDAWPHAVEAWLAETRRYGWLPAVLGAGERGARVYTRAGLKALEIGDEAVLDVRGFSLSGPQHRSVRQAVSRVERAGYTVRVRRHAEIPPDGMAAILELARRWRGTETERGFSMALGRLGDPSDGRCVMVEAYDAGGELRGLLSFVPWGRRGVSLDLMRRDRTAENGLNEFMVNGLVAASGRLGVQRISLNFAMFRAVFEEGDRIGAGPVLRAWRRVLGVASRFFQLESLYRSNAKYDPHWQPRYLCFGRTRNLVRTGIAAGVAEGFVPSLRSLLKRGSGRALRYERAGADFVAAVAAIDAAKVEAKPVRRPEQVRVRLAKLDRLRAAGVDPYPVGFPRDVSLARARERFGDHVHVAGRVVASRELGGLCFARLRDSTGEIQLMLDAGRLPDLALWKYGVDLGDHVGASGEVVRSRRGELSVLVDEWTVTAKCLHPLPDGHKGFADPEARVRKRYLDLVVNRDSARMLRLRSDVVRAIRDFLHDREYLEVETPMLQAVHGGANARPFVTHINAYDTRMFLRIAPELYLKRLCVAGVDRVFELNRNFRNEGADATHNPEFTMLEAYQAYADYRVMLDLMRELVQHAAVAAHGRQVAVRGDGVEVDISGDWPVVPVYSAVSGALGVEVTPDTPVDRLRALLADRGVAADEDADHGALVQEAYDALVEPATVGPTFYTDFPTSVSPLTRRHRVDPRLAERWDLVAFGAEIGTAYSELTDPVEQRGRLEAQSLKAAGGDVEAMELDEDFLLALEHGMPPTGGLGMGVDRVLMMLTGTSIRQTVLFPFVRPS; this is encoded by the coding sequence GTGTTCGTGGCGGTCGCCGGGTGGAAGTGGCGGGTGGCGGGTGCCGCCGCCACCGTGGTGCAGCTCGCGGCCCTGGCGTCGTTGGTGCTGCTGGTGTCCGACGAGGGTCCGCTGTCGGACGCCATCTTCCTCGGCGGCTTCGTGCTGGGCCTGCCGGTGGACGCGAACCTGTTCATCGTGCTGGTGCTGCTCGTGCTCGGCGCCGCGTTGCGCCGCCGCAAGCGGGCCGCGTTCCTGACGCTGCTGCTGTTCGAGTCGTTGGGCCTTGGCCTGGTGCTCCTGCTCGGCGCGCTGTTGGTGGTCGCCCCTGCGGAGACGCTGGCCGACCCGGCCGACCCGGTGTTCGGCGAGGCCGTCGTGGCGGAGATCGCGGGCCTGGTCTGCCTGTCGTCGTTCATCGTGGTGCTGTGGCTGTCCCGGGACGCGTTCCCGGCCAAGCTCGCGCCCGGCGCGTGGCGGCGGGCGCTGGCCGTGTTCGTGCTGGGCCTGCTCGCGTGGATCCCGGCGGGCTGGGGTCTGACCTGCGTCTTCCCGGGCACGCTCCAGGGCACGGGCGAGAAGTTCGTGTGGGCGGCCAACCAGGTCGTCGGCGAGGTGCTGCCGCTGGAACGCGCCGGTGTGGGCACCGGCCCGCAGTGGCTGAGCGTGGTGCTCGGGTTGGCGGGCACGGTCGTGGCCATCGTCGCGCTCTACGTCTTCTTCCGGGGCGAGCGGTCGAGCCTGCTCGTCGACGACGAGCAGGAGCTGGCCGTGCGCCGCCTGCTCGCCGAGCACGGCGAGCAGGACTCGCTGGGCTACTTCGGCACGCGGCGCGACAAGAGCGTGGTGTTCGCGCCCAACGGACGTGCGGCGCTCACCTACCGGGTGTTCGCGGGCACGGCCCTGGCCGGCGGCGACCCGATCGGCGACGAGGACGCGTGGCCGCACGCCGTCGAGGCGTGGCTGGCCGAGACGCGCCGTTACGGGTGGCTGCCCGCCGTGCTCGGCGCCGGGGAGCGCGGCGCGCGGGTCTACACCAGGGCGGGCTTGAAAGCGCTGGAGATCGGCGACGAGGCCGTGCTGGACGTGCGCGGGTTCAGCCTGTCCGGCCCGCAGCACCGGTCGGTCCGCCAGGCGGTGAGCCGGGTGGAGCGCGCCGGGTACACCGTGCGCGTCCGGCGGCACGCCGAGATCCCGCCCGACGGGATGGCCGCGATCCTGGAGCTGGCCCGGCGGTGGCGCGGCACGGAGACCGAACGCGGCTTCTCCATGGCGTTGGGGCGGCTGGGCGACCCGAGCGACGGCCGGTGCGTGATGGTCGAGGCCTACGACGCCGGCGGCGAGCTGCGCGGCCTGCTGTCGTTCGTGCCGTGGGGACGCCGGGGCGTGTCGCTGGACCTGATGCGCCGCGACCGCACGGCCGAGAACGGCCTCAACGAGTTCATGGTCAACGGACTGGTCGCGGCGTCCGGGCGGCTGGGCGTGCAGCGGATCTCGCTCAACTTCGCCATGTTCCGCGCGGTGTTCGAGGAGGGCGACCGGATCGGCGCCGGACCCGTGCTGCGCGCGTGGCGGCGCGTGCTGGGCGTGGCGTCCCGGTTCTTCCAGCTGGAGTCGCTGTACCGGTCCAACGCCAAGTACGACCCGCACTGGCAGCCGCGCTACCTGTGCTTCGGCCGGACGCGCAACCTCGTCCGGACCGGGATCGCGGCGGGTGTCGCCGAGGGGTTCGTGCCGAGCCTGCGGTCGTTGCTCAAGCGCGGTTCGGGCCGGGCGTTGCGCTACGAGCGCGCGGGCGCGGACTTCGTCGCCGCGGTGGCCGCGATCGACGCGGCGAAGGTCGAGGCCAAGCCGGTGCGCCGGCCCGAGCAGGTGCGGGTGCGGCTGGCCAAGCTCGACCGGCTGCGGGCGGCCGGGGTCGACCCGTACCCGGTGGGCTTCCCGCGCGACGTCTCCCTCGCGCGGGCCCGCGAGCGGTTCGGCGACCACGTCCACGTCGCCGGCCGCGTCGTGGCGTCCCGTGAACTCGGCGGCCTGTGCTTCGCCCGCCTGCGCGACTCCACCGGCGAGATCCAGCTCATGCTCGACGCGGGCCGCCTGCCCGACCTGGCCCTGTGGAAGTACGGCGTCGACCTCGGCGACCACGTGGGCGCCTCGGGCGAGGTCGTGCGGTCGCGGCGCGGCGAGCTGTCCGTGCTGGTCGACGAGTGGACGGTGACCGCCAAGTGCCTGCACCCGCTGCCGGACGGGCACAAGGGCTTCGCCGACCCCGAGGCCCGCGTCCGCAAGCGCTACCTGGACCTGGTCGTGAACCGGGACTCGGCGCGGATGCTGCGGCTGCGCAGCGACGTGGTGCGCGCGATCCGGGACTTCCTGCACGACCGCGAGTACCTGGAGGTCGAGACGCCGATGCTCCAGGCCGTGCACGGCGGCGCGAACGCCCGTCCGTTCGTGACGCACATCAACGCCTACGACACGCGCATGTTCCTGCGCATCGCGCCCGAGCTGTACCTCAAACGGCTGTGCGTGGCGGGCGTCGACCGGGTCTTCGAGCTGAACCGCAACTTCCGCAACGAGGGCGCGGACGCCACGCACAACCCCGAGTTCACGATGCTGGAGGCGTACCAGGCGTACGCGGACTACCGGGTGATGCTGGACCTGATGCGCGAACTCGTGCAGCACGCCGCCGTCGCCGCGCACGGCCGCCAGGTGGCCGTGCGCGGCGACGGGGTCGAGGTCGACATCTCGGGGGACTGGCCGGTGGTCCCGGTGTACTCGGCCGTCTCCGGCGCGTTGGGCGTCGAGGTCACGCCGGACACCCCGGTCGACCGGCTGCGCGCCCTGCTCGCCGACCGGGGCGTCGCGGCCGACGAGGACGCCGACCACGGCGCGCTGGTGCAGGAGGCGTACGACGCGCTGGTGGAACCCGCGACCGTCGGACCGACCTTCTACACCGACTTCCCCACGTCCGTGTCGCCGCTGACCCGCCGGCACCGGGTCGACCCGCGCCTGGCCGAACGCTGGGACCTGGTCGCGTTCGGCGCGGAGATCGGCACCGCCTACTCCGAGCTGACCGACCCGGTCGAGCAGCGTGGCCGCCTCGAGGCCCAGTCGCTCAAGGCGGCCGGCGGCGACGTCGAGGCGATGGAACTCGACGAGGACTTCCTCCTCGCGTTGGAGCATGGCATGCCGCCCACCGGCGGCCTGGGCATGGGCGTGGACCGGGTGCTGATGATGTTGACCGGCACGTCGATCCGGCAGACCGTGCTGTTCCCGTTCGTGCGGCCGTCCTAG
- a CDS encoding alpha/beta fold hydrolase, whose protein sequence is MISSPAGRVHVRATGRADGPVVVLSSGLGGAWFDWDATAALLAPHARVLVFDRPGTGGSGPALAPASLEREVAVLDAVLADVPEAVLVGHSMATLHVEAWTRLRPDRVRGLVLVEPDPEVPGAGRPFDVSAVVARWLLRLGAQRFIARHGVRLRRRAVASSTLGRRDPAPAELVREVYGRPTLAGAVLDELASYPDQVASVDRLRPARPLPEVPFTVLSAGRVPTAHRLLAGLVPWGEAVAVPGSRHLMPVDRPDAVASAVSRSL, encoded by the coding sequence ATGATCTCCTCACCGGCCGGCCGGGTGCACGTCCGGGCGACGGGCCGGGCGGACGGTCCGGTCGTGGTCCTCAGCTCGGGCCTGGGCGGCGCGTGGTTCGACTGGGACGCCACGGCCGCGCTGCTCGCGCCGCACGCACGCGTGCTGGTGTTCGACCGGCCGGGCACCGGCGGCAGCGGACCGGCGCTCGCGCCCGCCTCGCTGGAGCGCGAGGTGGCCGTGCTGGACGCGGTGCTCGCGGACGTGCCCGAGGCGGTGCTCGTCGGCCACTCGATGGCGACGCTGCACGTCGAGGCGTGGACCCGGCTGCGCCCGGACCGGGTGCGCGGGCTCGTGCTGGTCGAGCCCGACCCCGAGGTGCCGGGCGCGGGTCGGCCGTTCGACGTGTCGGCGGTCGTGGCCCGGTGGCTGCTGCGGCTGGGCGCGCAGCGGTTCATCGCCCGCCACGGCGTCCGGTTGCGCCGCCGGGCGGTGGCGTCCTCGACGCTGGGCCGGCGCGACCCGGCGCCCGCGGAGCTGGTCCGGGAGGTCTACGGGCGGCCGACGCTCGCCGGGGCCGTGCTGGACGAACTGGCCTCCTACCCCGACCAGGTGGCGTCGGTCGACCGGCTGCGCCCGGCTCGGCCGTTGCCCGAGGTGCCGTTCACGGTGTTGAGCGCGGGACGCGTACCGACGGCGCACCGGCTGCTCGCGGGCCTGGTGCCGTGGGGCGAGGCGGTCGCCGTGCCCGGCAGCCGCCACCTGATGCCGGTCGACCGGCCCGATGCCGTGGCTTCAGCGGTGTCGCGTTCCCTGTGA
- the panB gene encoding 3-methyl-2-oxobutanoate hydroxymethyltransferase has product MTSSAEVAAPYGGGADRPLKRVRVHHLRELKQRGEPWPMLTSYDMYTAALFDEAGIPVLLVGDSASNNVYGNETSLPVTVDELIPLVRAVTRATKHALVVADLPFGSYQVSVEQAVATAVRFMKEGQAHAVKLEGGRHFAPHIRAIVAAGIPVMAHIGFTPQSEHQLGGYRVQGRDAAFDDVVADALAVQEAGAFAVVLEMVTAEVAKRITHDLEIPTVGIGAGPDTDAQVLVWQDMMGLNRGKGPRFVKRYADLAGVMSAAAREFAAEVRGHAFPGPEHTFH; this is encoded by the coding sequence ATGACCTCATCAGCCGAGGTGGCTGCGCCCTACGGCGGCGGCGCGGATCGCCCGCTCAAGCGGGTCCGCGTGCACCACCTGCGCGAGCTGAAGCAACGCGGTGAGCCGTGGCCCATGCTCACCTCCTACGACATGTACACCGCCGCGCTCTTCGACGAGGCGGGCATCCCGGTCCTGCTGGTCGGCGACTCGGCGTCGAACAACGTCTACGGCAACGAGACCTCCCTGCCGGTGACCGTGGACGAGCTGATCCCGCTGGTCCGGGCCGTGACGCGGGCGACGAAGCACGCCCTGGTCGTCGCGGACCTGCCGTTCGGGTCGTACCAGGTCTCGGTGGAGCAGGCGGTCGCCACGGCCGTCCGGTTCATGAAGGAAGGCCAGGCGCACGCGGTCAAGCTGGAGGGCGGGCGCCACTTCGCGCCGCACATCCGGGCGATCGTGGCGGCGGGCATCCCGGTCATGGCGCACATCGGGTTCACGCCGCAGAGCGAGCACCAGCTCGGCGGTTACCGGGTGCAGGGCCGCGACGCGGCGTTCGACGACGTGGTCGCGGACGCGCTCGCGGTGCAGGAGGCCGGCGCGTTCGCCGTGGTGCTGGAGATGGTGACCGCCGAGGTCGCCAAGCGGATCACGCACGACCTGGAGATCCCCACGGTCGGCATCGGCGCGGGCCCGGACACCGACGCCCAGGTGCTGGTGTGGCAGGACATGATGGGGTTGAACCGGGGCAAGGGGCCGCGGTTCGTCAAGCGGTACGCGGACCTCGCGGGCGTCATGTCCGCGGCGGCGCGCGAGTTCGCCGCCGAGGTGCGGGGGCACGCGTTCCCGGGTCCCGAGCACACGTTCCACTAG
- a CDS encoding helical backbone metal receptor encodes MIPVDDLDAPVVLPTRPTRVVSLVPSLTEAVAGHGLVGATDYCTHPADLDVVRVGGSKYPKVDRVRALRPDLVIANSEENRPEDVAALRADGIPVWVTAAPATVPAALASLRRLFGTVWDEEPAWLTAAEDLWRDVPPPRATAIVPVWRKPWVVLGRDTFAGDVLRRLGVVNAFAGHPDRYPRPDRDELAAVEADLVVLPDEPYVFTPEDGPRFFPRQRPVHVNGRHLTWYGPALVEARDSLGSALAGTGDA; translated from the coding sequence GTGATCCCCGTCGACGACCTCGACGCGCCCGTCGTGCTGCCGACGCGGCCGACCCGCGTGGTCAGCCTGGTCCCGTCCCTCACCGAGGCCGTCGCCGGGCACGGCCTGGTCGGCGCCACCGACTACTGCACGCACCCCGCCGACCTCGACGTCGTCCGCGTCGGCGGCTCGAAGTACCCGAAGGTGGACCGGGTCCGGGCGCTGCGCCCCGACCTGGTGATCGCCAACAGCGAGGAGAACCGGCCCGAGGACGTGGCCGCCCTGCGTGCCGACGGCATCCCGGTGTGGGTGACCGCGGCGCCCGCCACCGTGCCCGCCGCGCTCGCGTCTTTGCGCCGCCTGTTCGGCACGGTGTGGGACGAGGAACCGGCGTGGCTGACCGCCGCCGAGGACCTGTGGCGCGACGTCCCGCCGCCGCGTGCCACCGCGATCGTGCCGGTGTGGCGCAAACCGTGGGTGGTGCTGGGCCGGGACACGTTCGCGGGCGACGTGCTGCGCCGACTGGGGGTGGTCAACGCGTTCGCCGGCCACCCCGATCGCTACCCCCGGCCGGACCGGGACGAACTCGCCGCCGTCGAGGCCGACCTGGTCGTCCTGCCCGACGAGCCGTACGTGTTCACGCCCGAGGACGGACCGCGGTTCTTCCCGCGACAGCGGCCCGTCCACGTGAACGGGCGGCACCTCACCTGGTACGGCCCGGCACTGGTCGAAGCCCGGGACAGCCTGGGCTCGGCCTTGGCCGGGACGGGCGACGCGTAG
- a CDS encoding RNB domain-containing ribonuclease: MVIRTGATDLDFTGIRTGFGLPTGFPEAVRDEAEQARHTAPGPRHDATDLELVTIDPPGSRDLDQAVCLERTPSGFRVHYAIADLGLFVRPEGALDQEVRRRGQTHYLPDGNVPLHPEVLSEGAASLLPGRTRPAVLWTFDCDTDGEPRSTVVRRAIVRSREQFDYAQVARGPVHPSLAALEAFGRLRRERALERGAVELQLPEQEIAPNGAGDWKLVVRPRVEVEAWNAEISLLTGMAAARIMLDARIGVLRTLPDAEPTAVETLKRDAAALRIPWPDGASPARFLAGLDPARPESLALFTDATRLLRGAGYTAFDGDLPPVTTHAGVAAPYAHVTAPLRRLVDRFATEVCLAVTAGEEVPAWLRRALPLLPGLMGASDSVAAKVDRACVDQVEAWVLADRIGQEFDAVVLRAEKNGADVFVADPPVVGRCVGRDLPEGGRVRVRLTVADPVRRKIGFEA, encoded by the coding sequence ATGGTGATCCGCACGGGTGCGACCGACCTGGACTTCACCGGCATCCGTACCGGGTTCGGGCTGCCGACGGGATTCCCGGAGGCGGTGCGCGACGAGGCCGAACAGGCCCGGCACACCGCCCCCGGGCCCCGGCACGACGCCACCGACCTGGAGCTGGTCACCATCGACCCGCCCGGTTCGCGCGACCTCGACCAGGCCGTGTGCCTGGAACGCACGCCGTCCGGCTTCCGCGTGCACTACGCGATCGCCGACCTCGGCCTGTTCGTCCGCCCGGAAGGCGCGCTGGACCAGGAGGTCCGCCGCCGGGGCCAGACCCACTACCTGCCCGACGGCAACGTGCCGCTGCACCCGGAGGTCCTCAGCGAGGGCGCGGCGAGCCTGCTGCCCGGCCGGACCCGGCCCGCCGTGCTGTGGACGTTCGACTGCGACACCGACGGCGAACCCCGGAGCACCGTGGTGCGCCGCGCGATCGTGCGTTCACGGGAGCAGTTCGACTACGCGCAGGTCGCGCGCGGACCCGTGCACCCGTCGCTGGCCGCGCTGGAGGCGTTCGGTCGACTGCGGCGGGAACGCGCGCTGGAACGCGGCGCGGTCGAACTCCAGTTGCCCGAGCAGGAGATCGCGCCGAACGGCGCCGGCGACTGGAAGCTGGTCGTACGCCCGCGCGTCGAGGTCGAGGCCTGGAACGCGGAGATCTCGCTGCTGACCGGGATGGCCGCCGCCCGGATCATGCTCGACGCCCGGATCGGCGTCCTGCGCACGCTGCCCGACGCCGAACCGACCGCCGTCGAGACCCTGAAGCGCGACGCGGCGGCGCTGCGCATCCCGTGGCCCGACGGCGCCTCGCCCGCCCGCTTCCTCGCCGGACTCGACCCGGCCCGGCCCGAGTCGCTCGCGCTGTTCACCGACGCGACCCGGCTGCTGCGCGGCGCCGGGTACACCGCGTTCGACGGCGACCTGCCGCCGGTGACCACGCACGCCGGGGTGGCCGCGCCGTACGCGCACGTCACGGCTCCCTTGCGGCGCTTGGTGGACCGGTTCGCCACGGAGGTGTGCCTGGCCGTGACCGCGGGGGAGGAGGTGCCGGCCTGGCTGCGCCGGGCGTTGCCGCTGCTGCCCGGTCTCATGGGCGCCTCGGACTCGGTGGCCGCCAAGGTCGACCGGGCGTGCGTGGACCAGGTCGAGGCGTGGGTGCTGGCCGACCGGATCGGGCAGGAGTTCGACGCGGTCGTGCTGCGCGCGGAGAAGAACGGCGCGGACGTGTTCGTCGCCGACCCGCCGGTCGTCGGCCGGTGCGTCGGCCGCGACCTGCCCGAGGGCGGCCGGGTGCGGGTGCGGCTCACGGTCGCCGACCCGGTCCGCCGCAAGATCGGGTTCGAGGCGTGA
- a CDS encoding C40 family peptidase: MLKIVLAVTAVVVVIAVAVVNGVQTAVSGSTPVEGMNIRSVGCNASIGPWEGGGEERGRGDASRLSGEQRKTVGMIISIGQELKLPPLAWQIAIQAGMTESGLRSLDYGDRDSLGIFQMRPSMGWGTPQQVTDPDYAIRKFYAVLLNVPGWEDQRPGDSAQDVERSAYPDRYHRWEAMAAFMIGELGDVPDPAGCGASAGNFLVASGAASTAIEFTRQQLGEPYLWGGNGPDAWDCSGILVKAFGAAGVKIPRVANDQYMSGGAHLPVREAKAGDLIFWATNPANPVTVHHVGMYLGNDQYIHAPQTGDVVKISKINWDYYELMPLAVRPGV; encoded by the coding sequence ATGCTGAAGATCGTCCTGGCGGTGACCGCGGTCGTCGTGGTGATCGCCGTCGCGGTCGTGAACGGAGTCCAGACCGCCGTCAGCGGGTCGACACCGGTCGAGGGCATGAACATCCGCAGCGTCGGCTGCAACGCGTCCATCGGCCCCTGGGAAGGCGGCGGCGAGGAACGCGGGCGCGGCGACGCGAGTCGGCTGTCCGGCGAGCAGCGCAAGACCGTCGGCATGATCATCTCGATCGGCCAGGAGCTGAAGCTGCCCCCGCTGGCGTGGCAGATCGCCATCCAGGCGGGCATGACCGAGTCCGGGCTGCGCAGCCTCGACTACGGCGACCGCGACTCGCTGGGCATCTTCCAGATGCGCCCGTCGATGGGCTGGGGCACGCCCCAGCAGGTCACCGATCCCGACTACGCGATCCGCAAGTTCTACGCCGTGCTGCTGAACGTGCCGGGCTGGGAGGACCAGCGGCCCGGCGACTCGGCGCAGGACGTGGAGCGCTCGGCCTACCCCGACCGCTACCACCGGTGGGAGGCCATGGCCGCGTTCATGATCGGCGAACTCGGCGACGTGCCCGACCCGGCGGGCTGCGGCGCGTCGGCCGGGAACTTCCTGGTCGCCTCGGGCGCGGCGTCGACCGCGATCGAGTTCACCCGGCAGCAGCTGGGCGAGCCGTACCTGTGGGGCGGCAACGGGCCGGACGCGTGGGACTGCTCGGGCATCCTGGTCAAGGCGTTCGGCGCGGCGGGCGTGAAGATCCCGCGCGTGGCCAACGACCAGTACATGTCCGGCGGCGCCCACCTGCCGGTGCGCGAGGCCAAGGCCGGCGACCTGATCTTCTGGGCGACCAACCCGGCCAACCCGGTCACCGTGCACCACGTGGGCATGTACCTGGGCAACGACCAGTACATCCACGCGCCCCAGACCGGTGACGTCGTGAAGATCAGCAAGATCAACTGGGACTATTACGAGCTGATGCCGCTGGCCGTCCGGCCGGGCGTGTGA